A stretch of Phycisphaerae bacterium DNA encodes these proteins:
- a CDS encoding beta-hydroxyacyl-ACP dehydratase translates to MKFVLIDKLVRIEPGRSARAVKNLSLAEEYLADHFPSFPVLPGVLMLEAMVQTAAWVIRTAEDFAHSVIVLREARNVTYGNFVAPGNRMEVEVETVKLAPETAAFKAQCTMDGGNVARARLELARYNLADRNAAWADQDRILVEHWRAQLRLLGGLEALTAENPAN, encoded by the coding sequence GTGAAATTCGTTCTGATCGACAAGTTGGTGCGCATCGAACCGGGGCGTTCGGCCCGTGCGGTGAAGAACCTGAGCCTGGCTGAGGAGTATCTGGCCGACCACTTTCCGAGTTTCCCGGTTCTGCCCGGGGTCTTGATGCTCGAAGCGATGGTTCAGACCGCAGCCTGGGTGATCCGCACGGCTGAGGATTTCGCCCACAGCGTGATCGTCCTGCGCGAGGCCAGGAACGTGACCTACGGCAATTTCGTCGCTCCGGGAAACCGCATGGAGGTGGAGGTCGAAACGGTCAAGCTTGCGCCCGAGACCGCCGCCTTCAAAGCCCAGTGCACGATGGACGGGGGCAATGTGGCGCGGGCCCGGCTGGAGTTGGCCCGGTACAACCTGGCCGACCGCAACGCCGCCTGGGCGGATCAGGACCGGATCCTGGTCGAGCATTGGCGGGCCCAGTTGCGCCTTCTGGGGGGTCTCGAGGCCCTGACCGCCGAGAATCCCGCGAACTGA
- a CDS encoding acyl carrier protein: MALDRDEIFTKVQETLVDALGVDEDEVSQDSTLTGDLGAESIDFLDIVFRLEKAFGIQIPRGELFPDNILNNPEFVADGKVTDKGLAELKARMPHADFADFEQDPDVNRMPDLFTVKTIVNYVESKVK, from the coding sequence ATGGCCCTTGATCGCGACGAGATTTTTACGAAGGTCCAGGAGACTCTGGTGGACGCGCTGGGCGTCGACGAGGATGAAGTCTCACAGGACTCCACCCTTACCGGAGACCTCGGGGCCGAGAGCATAGATTTCCTTGATATCGTCTTCCGTCTGGAAAAGGCCTTCGGCATCCAGATTCCCCGGGGCGAGTTGTTCCCGGATAACATCCTGAACAACCCCGAGTTCGTGGCCGACGGCAAGGTGACCGACAAGGGTCTGGCCGAACTGAAGGCTCGGATGCCCCATGCGGACTTTGCCGACTTCGAGCAGGACCCGGACGTCAACCGCATGCCCGACCTGTTCACGGTCAAGACCATCGTCAACTACGTCGAGAGCAAGGTCAAATAG
- a CDS encoding beta-hydroxyacyl-ACP dehydratase → MRWLWIDRFEKLVSGVEACAIKNVSLAEEHLHDHFPGYPVMPTSLIIEGMAQTAGILVGEARGFREKVILAKISRATFHADVLPGDQLRHVAKVVSLDDAFGRTEGKVYRLTGTDPFGQVVAEIDIIFSHIDQNLSGRKFPEENFVFTDQFRQLIRSLDGGAPAAPSAGDSQAAQ, encoded by the coding sequence ATGCGTTGGCTGTGGATCGATCGTTTTGAGAAGCTGGTCAGCGGCGTGGAGGCCTGCGCGATCAAGAACGTCAGCCTGGCCGAAGAGCACCTGCACGACCACTTTCCCGGCTATCCGGTGATGCCGACGAGCCTCATCATCGAGGGCATGGCCCAGACCGCGGGCATTCTGGTCGGCGAGGCCCGAGGTTTTCGCGAGAAGGTGATCCTGGCCAAGATTTCGCGGGCGACGTTTCACGCGGACGTCCTGCCGGGCGATCAGCTTCGCCACGTGGCCAAGGTGGTCTCGCTGGATGATGCGTTCGGCCGCACCGAGGGCAAGGTGTACCGGCTGACCGGCACGGACCCGTTCGGGCAGGTCGTCGCGGAAATCGACATCATCTTCAGCCACATTGACCAAAATCTCTCGGGACGGAAATTTCCCGAGGAGAATTTCGTATTCACCGACCAGTTTCGACAACTGATCCGGTCACTGGACGGCGGCGCGCCCGCCGCCCCATCGGCCGGAGACTCTCAAGCGGCACAATGA